The Jannaschia sp. M317 DNA segment CCGAGGCCGTCAAGGGCGTCTCGTTCTCGGTCGAAAAGGGCGAGACCGTCGCCCTGGTCGGCGAATCCGGCTCCGGCAAATCGATCACCGCGCTGTCGACCGTGTCGCTCCTGCCCGATTCGGCGCAGGTGACCGGCTCGATCACCTACGACGGCGCAGAGATGGTCGGCGCCCCCGAGGCAGAGCTGCGCCGCGTGCGCGGCAACGACATCAGCTTCATCTTCCAGGAGCCGATGACTTCGCTCAATCCGCTCCACACCATCGAAAAACAGCTGAGCGAGGCGCTCCTCCTCCATCAGGGGCTCAGCGGTGGCGCAGCCCGCAGCCGTATTCTGGACCTGCTGGACAAGGTCGGTATCGTCGACGCCGAAAGCCGATTGTCCGCCTACCCGCATGAGCTGTCGGGGGGGCAACGGCAGCGGGTGATGATCGCCATGGCGCTGGCGAACGGGCCGGACCTGCTGATTGCGGACGAACCCACGACCGCGCTCGACGTGACGATCCAGGCGCAGATTCTCGAACTCCTGGCAGAGCTTCAGCGGGCAGAGGGCATGTCCATGCTCTTCATCACGCATGACCTGGGCATCGTGCGTCGCTTTGCGGACCGCGTCTGCGTCATGCAGCACGGGGAAATCGTGGAAACCGGTCCCGTGGCCGACATCTTCGATAACCCACAGCATCCCTACACCCGCAAACTGCTGGCCGCTGAACCGACGGGCCGCCCCGATCCGGTGCCCGCCGGCGCAACAGAGGTGGTGTCCACCGACCACCTGCGCGTCTGGTTCCCGATCAAGACGGGCCTGCTGAAACGCACCAGCGGCCACGTCAAGGCGGTCAACGACGCCACGCTTTCGGTCCGTGCGGGCGAAACGCTGGGCATCGTGGGGGAATCCGGTTCCGGCAAGACGACGCTGGCGCTGGCGATCATGCGGCTGATTTCCTCCGATGGGCCGATCACGCTTGAAGGCAGACGCATCGACGGGCTCAAGACCCGCGACATGCGCCCCCTGCGTCAGGCCACGCAGATCGTGTTCCAGGATCCCTACGGCAGCCTCAGCCCGCGCATGACCGTGGCCGAAATCGTGGCCGAGGGTCTGCGCCTGCACGACACCGGCGACAGCCGCCCGCACCGCGAACAGGTGGCCGAGATCCTGGCGGAAACCGGCATCGACCCGGCGTCGATGGACCGCTATCCGCATGAATTCTCCGGCGGCCAGCGACAGCGCATCGCCATTGCCCGTGCCATGATCCTGCGCCCCCGTCTTGTTGTCCTGGACGAGCCGACCTCTGCCCTGGACCAGACCGTGCAGGTCCAGATCGTCGACCTTCTGCGCGATCTGCAACGACGCTACGGGCTGGCCTACCTCTTCATTTCTCACGACCTCAAGGTGGTGCGCGCCCTGTCCCACAAGGTCATGGTGATGAAACGCGGCGATGTGGTCGAGGCGGGCGAGGCAGCCCAGGTCTTCGACGATCCCGCCGATCCCTACACCCGCGCCCTCATGGCCGCCGCCTTCGATCTGCGCACCTCCGAGGCCATCGCCACCTGACCCGGGACTTTTTCTCGGCGAAAATACTCCGGGGGAGTCCCGCAGGGACGGGGGCAGAGCCCCCCACAAGCAAAAAGGCCCGGCGCAGCCGGACCTTGTCGCAGTGGGGCGGTGGTAGCTCAGCTACCGGTGAGGACGCTGCATTCCACGTCGCGGGCCCGCAGGCGGGTGCAGGCGCGGTTCGCCTCCCGCTCCGACAGGCCGACGAAGCTGGGCTCATAGCCGCCGCGCACGCGTTCCACCTGGCGCAAGGCATCGTCCAGGGCGTCCAGTTCCTGCAGGGCGGTGCGCAACAACAGCTTGTCCGCGGCCGATCGCGACGGCTGGTTGCTCAGTGAAATGGCATAGCTCCGCCCGCCGCTGGTGGACGCGCGGGTGACCACCTCGCGCGGGGCCGGGGCCACATCGGGGCGCGGGGCCGGGGTGGGCGAGGGCAGGACGGCCGGGCCGGAGGCATTGGCCATCAACGTGATCTGCCCCGATCCCCCACGCGCCACGGGCCGCATCGAGACCGCCGGTGCGGTCGGTCCGGGCAAGGTGGCCCCGCCATAGGTTGGCAGTGCGGGTTTACGCTCCGCGACGCGGCTGGGAGCCCGTTGAAAGCCGAGGTCCAGCAACTCCGCGATCCGGGCGTTCCGCGTGGCGGTGGATCGCCCGCCGAACACGGTGGCGATCACACGCTCGCCGCCCCGCTCGGCGCTGGCGACCAGGTTGAACCCGGCGGCATTGGTGAACCCGGTCTTGATGCCGTCGGCCCCTGGATAGGCATCCAGTAGACGGCGATTGGTGTTGCGCACGCGGGTCACCCCCGCATCGGTCGTGCGGCGCGAGAACAGGTTGTAATACTGCGGGTAATCGTAGAACAGCCGCCGCCCCATCACGGTCATGTCGCGGGCCGTGCTCATATGTCCCGACTGGGTCAGCCCGTGGGCGTTGCGGAAGGTGGTGGACGTCATGCCAAGCGCGCGCGCGGTCATGGTCATCCGCTCGGCAAAGGCGCTCTCGGAGCCGCTGATCGCCTCACCGATGGCCGTGGCCGCGTCGTTGGCCGATTTCACGGCTGCCGCACGGATCAGATAGCGCAGCGCGATCTTCTGACCCGCGCGCAGGCCCAGTTTGCTGGGCGGCTCGTTGGCGGCATTGCGGCTGATACGGACCTGCGTATCCAACGTGATTTCGCCGCGTCGCACCGCTTCGAAGGCGATGTACAGGGTCATCATCTTGGTCAGCGACGCGGGATGCAGCCGGGTGTCGGCATTGCGCGACCGCAGCACCTCGCCGGTGCGCGCGTCCATGACCATCTCGGCATAGGGGGCGGCGCGCACCGTCATCGTGGCGGATGCCAGGAGGATCAGGATCACGACGAACGGCGTCAGGGCCCTCAAGGCCCGGTTCATTCCAGTTTTCATCAGCGACTGCTCTGCTGCCTGCGACCCGATCTGTGCCAGGTCTGCGTTATGATTAAGGTCAGGCTAGCCGCTCTGACGGCACGAATCCATCCTCGAATCGGCTGCCTCAAAAAGACCTAATTCCTTAGGAAACGGCGCAATATCTGGTGCAATCGGGGCACCACTCCTACTATGGTCGGGTTGAAAGATGGCGAAATCTGGGCAGTCAGGGGGGAACTCCGCCACTGCTCTGCATTGTTGCAAAAGAAGGTTCTCATGCTCGCAAATCCCGAATCCCGAAAGGCCGAAGCCGCCGCCTGGTTCCGCAGCTTGCGCGACCGTATCACCCAGGCCTTCGAGGCGTTGGAGGATGCCGGCGCCCCCGGACCCTTTGGCGATCTGGAACCGGGCCGGTTCGACGTGTCCGAAACCCGCCGCGACCCCGGCGACGGCAGCGACGCGGGCGGCGGAATCATGTCGGTGATGCGCGGTGGTCGCGTGTTCGAAAAGGTCGGCGTCAACTGGTCCGAGGTTCACGGAACGCTGGCCCCCCGCGCGCAAAAGGCGATGGCCGCGCGCGGCGTGCCGGGGATGGAGGACGACCCCCGTTTCTGGGCGTCGGGGATCAGTCTGGTGGCGCATATGCGCAACCCGCACGTCCCCGCCGTGCATATGAACACCCGGATGTTCTGGACCCCCCACGCCTGGTGGTTCGGCGGCGGGGCCGACCTGAACCCGTGTCTGGAATACGCAGAGGACACCGCCCATTTCCACGCCCGGATGCAGGCCGCCTGCGACGCCCACGGACCCCTCGATGGCGAGGATCGCTATGCCAAGCTCAAGGCCTGGGCGGATGAGTATTTCTTTGTCCCCCACAGGGGCCGGGCGCGGGGCGTCGGCGGGATTTTCTACGACGATCTGAACACCGGCGACTGGGATGCGGATTTCGCCTTTACCCGCAATGTCGGGGCCGAATTCCTGCCCGCCTATCAGCCCCTGGTGGAAAAGCGCCGGGCGCAGTCCTGGACCGATGCCGACAAGGACGCGCAGCTGGTGCACCGGGGTCTCTATGCCGAATACAACCTGGTTTATGATCGGGGCACCAAGTTCGGGCTGGAGACGGGGCACAACGCTGATGCGGTGCTGATGTCCCTGCCGCCCGAGGCGAAATGGCCGTGATGTAGGGCGGGGGGCACCCCGCCGTGCGACCTCGACCCGGGGCGGCGGGGTGAACCCCCGCCCTACACGGCCACCGGCACCAGAACCCGCAGCGCGCCGATCGTCTCGAACCCGGCCTTCTGCGCCGCCTCTAGGTCCGCGCCGCGCTCATAGCCCACGACCGGGCGGCCCGCGCCAAAGTTTTCTGCCGATGCGGCGGCCTCCGCGAAGGTCTCCGGCCCATCGCCGAAGACATTCGACAGTCCCACCACCTCCGCCGAACGATTGACGATGCAGCCCGCCGTCACCCGCCCGGCCTCGATGCGCCCAAAGAAGGCCAGGCCCGGGTCTGTCAGGCAGGTGTCCGGAAACATCCGCTGCTCCGTGGGGGAGGTCGCGCCCCAGGCACCTTCCCAGGCGGCCAGCAACGCCGGTGTGTCGATCCGCCGCCAGTCGCTCTCGGGCCCCTCCGCCGCGCGCCAGATCCACCGCGCCTCAAAGAGCACCCTTCGCCTAGCCTCGTCGATCTCGCAGAAGCTGTCCTTGATCGCCGTGCGTGCCCCGAAGGTCCGCTCCAACCGCGCCAGCAGCCCGGCCGCGCTACCTGGCCGGGTCACGACGCCATGACCGTAGAACGGCGGCGGCGGGTCGAGCGCGGCGAAGCCGTCGGGCAAACGGGCAAACCGCAGCCCCTGCGCGCGGAACACCGCTTCATAGAGGTCCGCATTGTTCCCGGCCGCCAGAACCGCGCGCCTGTCTGTCACGCCCAGACCGCCGCGAAATCCTGCGCGTAGCCTTCGCCTGCGAACTCGGTGCCCGTGGCCATCAAGGCCCCCAAGCGGCCCAGTTCATCCCCGCATTTCGCCGCCGCGCCGTTGCCACCGCACAGAACGGTGATCCCCGGTCCGGCGGTGTCGATGTAGGGAAACCCGGTTTCGGACCAGACCACGGCGCAGGGGCCGCTGTGCGTGGCCTCTGCGGTCAGGCCGGGCAGGATGCGCTGCATCTCTGCCAGCAACCGCGCACCGACCTCGGCGTCGCCGGGCCCGTGGAACCAGGTCGCCATCTCTGCGGCGGTGCGGATCCTGGGCGAATCGACCTGGCCACCGATCTTCAGATACAGCCGCCCATCCGGATAGCGCACCGGTGGCAACATATAGAGATCGTGGTCCCAGCCCTCGGGCACCCAGATGACCGAGGGCATGGCAGCCAGCCGCGCGCCCTCTGCCTCCGACAAGCGGGCAAAGGCGATGGTGCGCGCCCAGACCTTCAGTTTGGGCACCGCGGGCAGCAACCCGTCCGACGCCGCATGGGGCCCGGTGGCGATGACAACATGCCCGCCCGACAGCCGCGTGCCGCAGGCCAGGGTCACATCAGTGCCGTCCCGCGACACGGCGGGTTGCGCGAACAGTTCGGCCCCCGCCGTTTGCGCCAGTTGCCACTGCGCGGTGCGCATGGCGCGGGGGGCCATCCAGCCGCCCTGCGTCGCCTCATGGGTCGCACGCGTGCCCTCGGGCAGGGTCAGGCCAAGGCCCGTGCGAACCGCGTCGACGTCCAGCACATCCGGTGGGTCGGGCAGGGCGCGTGCGATGCCGAGAAACCGCGCGGTCGCCCCGGCCATTGGCCCGTCCGTGGGACCGGCCATGACGGCACCGGTCTGGTGGAAGATGCGGTGCCCGGACCGGACCTCCAGATCCCGATACCGCGCGATGGATCGGCATGACGCCAGCGACCAATCCGGGTCCGACGCCACCCGCCGCGTGATCCGCGCGGCGTCGAAATGGCTGCCGAACGGCCCCTGCGAGGTCCCCCAGTCCGCCGGTTCCGGGGCGGCGATCAGGGCGACCGAATGCCCGGCCTCGGCCAGATGACGGGCACAGGGCCCGCCCATCATGCCGCCACCGACGACGATGAAATCGAAGGTCTGGGTCATGGCAGCGGATTCCCCCAAAACGTGAATTGGTCCCCGGTGGATTGCCCCAAAACGGGGCATTTTGTGTCAGGCGTGTTCGCGCAGGGTTTCGATCATCAGGGCGACATTTTCGGGATCCGCATCCGGTGTGATCCCGTGGCCCAGGTTGAAGATATGCGGCCCCTTGGACAGCGCATCGCGAATGCGCCGCACCTCGGACACCAGGTCCGCACCGCCCGTGACCATGTGAGAGGACTTCAGATTGCCCTGCACACAGCCGTGGGGCTGCAGGTGTTCCGCGACCCATTCCGCGCTGACCGAATCGTCGACGGCAACGCAGTCGGCCCCGGTCGCCGCGTGAAACCCGACATAGCCCTGACCCGCTTCGCGCGGGAAGGCGATGATCGGCAAGGTTGGGTGACGACGCTTCAGCTCGGCGATGATCTGCTTGGCCGGTTCCAGCGCATAGCGTTGAAAATCATCCCCTTTCAGGGATCCGGCCCAGCTGTCGAAGATCTTGACCACCTCGGCCCCGGCCTGCACCTGCATGTCTAGATACTCGATCGTGGCGGCGGTGATCCGGTCCAGCAGCGCCTCGAACACGGGGCGATTGCCGTCCTTGAGCGCATGGGCCGGGGCCTGATCCGGTGTGCCACGGCCCGCAATCATGTAGGTCGCCACCGTCCAGGGCGCGCCCGCAAAGCCGATCAGCGCCGTCTCGGAGGGCAGGGCAGAGGCCAGATTGCGCACGGTCTGATAGATCGGGGCCAGGTGTTCGTGAATGTCGTCGGGGCCTTTCAGCTTGGCCATGCCCTCCGCATCGGTGATCGTCGACAGGCGCGGTCCCTCGCCGGTGACGAACCAAAGATCAGCACCCAGGGCCTGTGGCACCAAGAGGATGTCGGCAAAAAGGATAGCCGCGTCAAACCCATAGCGCCGGATAGGCTGTAGCGTGACCTCGGTCGCCAGGTCGGAATTGTAGCACAGCGACAGGAAATCGCCGGCTTCGGCCCGTGTCGCACGATATTCAGGCAGGTAGCGGCCCGCTTGCCGCATCATCCAGATCGGGGGCACGGGCAGGGTCTCTCCGGCCAACGACCGCATCAGCTTCTTCATTTTCTTCGCGCTTCCTTGGGTCTCGGGTCTGGACAGGATGTCTCAAGTTGGTGTCACAGTGTCAAACGCCGCGCAGCTGTCAACCTATCCTGACAGTCAGGCGTGCTGGACAGACAGGACGTTTCATGACCCCGACCCCGACCGCCCCTCTCAAGATTGGTACCCGCGGCTCTCCGCTGGCGCTGGCGCAAGCCTATGAAACCCGCGCCCGCCTGATGGCCGCACTCGACGCCCCCGAAGCGGCGTTCGAGATTGTCGTGATCAAGACCACGGGGGACAGGGTACTGGACCGACCGCTGAAGGAGATCGGCGGCAAGGGTCTGTTCACGCGGGAAATCGAAGACGCCTTGCTGGACGGCGGGATCGACATCGCCGTGCATTCGATGAAGGACATGCCGACGTTGCAACCCGACGGCCTGCTGCTGGATACCTACCTGCCGCGCGAGGATCCGCGCGATGCCTTTGTGACCCTGGACGGACGGCAATTGTCCGACCTGGAAGCGGGCACCGTGGTCGGCACCTCGTCGCTGCGCCGTCGTGCGCAACTGGCGCACCGGCGGCCCGATCTGAACGTGGTGGAGTTTCGCGGCAACGTACAGACGCGCATGAAGAAACTGGCCGACGGCGTGGCCGATGCGACCTTTCTGGCGATGGCCGGTCTGAACCGTCTGGGCATGGCAGAGGTGCCGCGCGCCGCCATAGAGACCGCCGATATGCTGCCTGCCGTGGCGCAGGGTGCCATCGGGATCGAGCGGCGCGCAGACGATGACGGCGTGGCCGAGATGCTGGCGTTGATCCATGATCGGGACACCGGGCTGCGCCTGGCGGCGGAACGCGCGTTCCTGCTGACGCTGGACGGATCCTGCGAAACACCGATTGCGGGTCTGGCGGAGCTGGACGGCGATCATCTGCGATTGCGCGGCGAGGTGTTGCGGCCCGACGGCTCGGAGGTGCTGGCCGAGGCGGGCGAGGCCCCCGCCGCCGAGGGGGCCGACCTGGGGCGGGCGGTGGCCCAGCGATTGCTGGACCGTGCCCCGGAAGGGTTCTTCGACTGGCGCGGGTGACGCGTTTTCGGGCAAGGCTCTGGCCCGGCGTTTCAGCGAAACCTGTCCGCCGTCATCCTGCCCAGGGTCCGTGCTGATCGGTCTTGCCATTGCTGTGAACAAAGCCGTGCAGGCCAAAATAGTCCCGTTGCGCCTGCACCATGTTCGCGGTTCCGCGCGCCGTGCGCATCGCATCGAAGTAGGCCAGACCGGAGGACAGCGCGGGCGTCGGGTGCCCGTGCAACGCCGCCTGGGCCACGACCTGGCGCAGTGCGTCGTGGCTGTCGCGCATCAGTTGGGCGAAATGGTCGGTAAACATCAGGTTCGTGCCCGGTGACGCAGCCAGCGCCTGGGCCATGTCGTCCAGCATGGCGGACCGGATGATGCAGCCCTCGCGCCAGATCTGTGCGATTCGCGCCATGGGCAGGTCCCACCCGAAATCCCGTTGCGCGGCGGACAGCATCTCGAAGCCCTGAGCGTAGCACAGGATCTTGCCCGCGATCAGCGCCCGTTCCAGCAGGTCGTGGTTGACCGTCACGGGTTGCGGGGCCGCGCCAAAGATCCGTTCTCCCTCGGCGCGCTCGTCCAACCGCGCGGACAGGTTGCGGGCGACGACAGCCGCCTCGATGGCGGGGACAGGGGCCAGGCGGTGCTGGCTTTCGATGGCGGTCCAGCGGCCGGTGCCCTTTTGCCCGGCGGCGTCCACGATGACCGACAACAAAGGCGCGCCGGTGGCGGTGTCTTGGGCCTGCGCCACGATGCCCGTGATCTCGATCAGGTAGGAGGCGAGGGTGCCCTCGTTCCAGCGTTCGAACACCTTGCCAATCGCATCGGGGGCCAGCCCCTCACCGTCGCGCAGCAGGCCGTAGACCTCTGCGATCATCTGCATGTCGGCATATTCGATGCCGTTGTGCACCATCTTGACGAAATGCCCCGCACCGCCGGGGCCCATCAGCGCGGCGCAGGGGTCGCCGTCGTGCTTGGCCGAAATGGCAAGCAGAACCTCTTCGACGCGGTCCCAATGGGCCGGATCCCCGCCCCCCATGATCGACGGACCGTGGCGCGCGCCTTCTTCTCCGCCGGACACCCCGACCCCAAGGAAGGGGCCGCGGTCGTCGTGCACCCGCCGGTCGGTGTCGGAAAACAGGGCGTTGCCGCAGTCCACGATCAGGTCGTCGTCATCCAGCAGGGGGCGCAGCGCGTCGATCTGATCATCGACCGGCTGGCCTGCGGGCACCATCAGGATGATCGCGCGCGGTTTGGCGATGGCGGCGACGAAGGCCTCCAGGCTTTCGGTTGCGGTGATGCGCGCGGACAGGTCCCCGGCCGCAGCCGCAAAGTCGCGGGTCACCTGCGTCGTGCGGTTGAAAACCGCGATGTCGAACCCTTTCTCCGCGATGTTCGACGCCAGTGCCGCCCCCATCGTGCCCAGTCCGATCAAGCCGATCCGTGCGCCTGTGTCCGTCATCGCAAATCCTCCGTTTTGTTCGTCCTATCGGGCGACGGCCCCTCGCGAAAGGCGAAGCCTACCCCGCGCCCGCGCACAGTCGGTCTGGGTGCGACGTCGGGGCGCTGTCTGTCGGGATTGTAAGGAACGAGTGGGGAACATATACCGAACGAATGGCAAAAATGACGATCAAAGACAAACTGGCCTTGCTGTCGGATGCGGCGAAATACGATGCGTCTTGCGCGTCGTCTGGCACATCCACGCGCGGGTCGCGGGATGGCAAGGGGCTGGGGTCCACCACCGGGTCGGGAATTTGCCATGCTTATGCGCCTGACGGGCGCTGCATCAGCCTGCTGAAGATCCTGATGACGAACTACTGCGTCTATGATTGCGCCTACTGCGTGAACCGCGTGTCCTCCAACGTGCCCCGCGCGCGTTTCACGGTAGAGGAGGTGGTCTGGCTGACCACGGAATTCTACCGTCGCAATTACATCGAGGGGCTGTTCCTGTCGTCGGGGATCATCAAATCCTCGGACTACACCATGGAGGAGATGGTCCGCATCGCGGAAACCCTGCGCAAGGGTGGCTTTCGCGGCTACATCCACCTGAAGACCATCCCCGATGCCAGCCCCGAGTTGATCGAACGGGCGGGCCTGGTGGCGGATCGTCTGTCGATCAATATCGAGCTGCCGACAGATGCCAGCGTCAAGGCCTATGCCCCCGAAAAGGACCCGGCGGGCATCCGGCAGGCCATGGGCAAGGTGCGCCTGACCAAGGAGGATTATTCCGACCGGACCCACACCGGGCGCAGGCGGGGCAATTTCGCGCCCGCCGGGCAATCGACGCAGATGATCGTGGGGGCGGATGCCGCCGACGATGCCACGATCCTGGGCAATTCCACCCGGCTCTATTCTTCCTACGGGTTGAAGCGGGTCTATTATTCCGCGTTTTCGCCCATTCCCGACAGCTCCTCGGTGCTGCCGCTGGTCGATCCGCCCCTGATGCGGGAACACCGGCTGTATCAGGCGGATTGGCTGCTGCGGTTCTATGACTTCTCGCTCGATGAAATCGTGACGC contains these protein-coding regions:
- a CDS encoding serine hydrolase, with the translated sequence MKTGMNRALRALTPFVVILILLASATMTVRAAPYAEMVMDARTGEVLRSRNADTRLHPASLTKMMTLYIAFEAVRRGEITLDTQVRISRNAANEPPSKLGLRAGQKIALRYLIRAAAVKSANDAATAIGEAISGSESAFAERMTMTARALGMTSTTFRNAHGLTQSGHMSTARDMTVMGRRLFYDYPQYYNLFSRRTTDAGVTRVRNTNRRLLDAYPGADGIKTGFTNAAGFNLVASAERGGERVIATVFGGRSTATRNARIAELLDLGFQRAPSRVAERKPALPTYGGATLPGPTAPAVSMRPVARGGSGQITLMANASGPAVLPSPTPAPRPDVAPAPREVVTRASTSGGRSYAISLSNQPSRSAADKLLLRTALQELDALDDALRQVERVRGGYEPSFVGLSEREANRACTRLRARDVECSVLTGS
- a CDS encoding FAD-dependent oxidoreductase: MTQTFDFIVVGGGMMGGPCARHLAEAGHSVALIAAPEPADWGTSQGPFGSHFDAARITRRVASDPDWSLASCRSIARYRDLEVRSGHRIFHQTGAVMAGPTDGPMAGATARFLGIARALPDPPDVLDVDAVRTGLGLTLPEGTRATHEATQGGWMAPRAMRTAQWQLAQTAGAELFAQPAVSRDGTDVTLACGTRLSGGHVVIATGPHAASDGLLPAVPKLKVWARTIAFARLSEAEGARLAAMPSVIWVPEGWDHDLYMLPPVRYPDGRLYLKIGGQVDSPRIRTAAEMATWFHGPGDAEVGARLLAEMQRILPGLTAEATHSGPCAVVWSETGFPYIDTAGPGITVLCGGNGAAAKCGDELGRLGALMATGTEFAGEGYAQDFAAVWA
- the hemE gene encoding uroporphyrinogen decarboxylase; this encodes MKKLMRSLAGETLPVPPIWMMRQAGRYLPEYRATRAEAGDFLSLCYNSDLATEVTLQPIRRYGFDAAILFADILLVPQALGADLWFVTGEGPRLSTITDAEGMAKLKGPDDIHEHLAPIYQTVRNLASALPSETALIGFAGAPWTVATYMIAGRGTPDQAPAHALKDGNRPVFEALLDRITAATIEYLDMQVQAGAEVVKIFDSWAGSLKGDDFQRYALEPAKQIIAELKRRHPTLPIIAFPREAGQGYVGFHAATGADCVAVDDSVSAEWVAEHLQPHGCVQGNLKSSHMVTGGADLVSEVRRIRDALSKGPHIFNLGHGITPDADPENVALMIETLREHA
- the hemC gene encoding hydroxymethylbilane synthase gives rise to the protein MTPTPTAPLKIGTRGSPLALAQAYETRARLMAALDAPEAAFEIVVIKTTGDRVLDRPLKEIGGKGLFTREIEDALLDGGIDIAVHSMKDMPTLQPDGLLLDTYLPREDPRDAFVTLDGRQLSDLEAGTVVGTSSLRRRAQLAHRRPDLNVVEFRGNVQTRMKKLADGVADATFLAMAGLNRLGMAEVPRAAIETADMLPAVAQGAIGIERRADDDGVAEMLALIHDRDTGLRLAAERAFLLTLDGSCETPIAGLAELDGDHLRLRGEVLRPDGSEVLAEAGEAPAAEGADLGRAVAQRLLDRAPEGFFDWRG
- a CDS encoding ABC transporter ATP-binding protein, with translation MSLLTVKDLRIAFRQDGQVTEAVKGVSFSVEKGETVALVGESGSGKSITALSTVSLLPDSAQVTGSITYDGAEMVGAPEAELRRVRGNDISFIFQEPMTSLNPLHTIEKQLSEALLLHQGLSGGAARSRILDLLDKVGIVDAESRLSAYPHELSGGQRQRVMIAMALANGPDLLIADEPTTALDVTIQAQILELLAELQRAEGMSMLFITHDLGIVRRFADRVCVMQHGEIVETGPVADIFDNPQHPYTRKLLAAEPTGRPDPVPAGATEVVSTDHLRVWFPIKTGLLKRTSGHVKAVNDATLSVRAGETLGIVGESGSGKTTLALAIMRLISSDGPITLEGRRIDGLKTRDMRPLRQATQIVFQDPYGSLSPRMTVAEIVAEGLRLHDTGDSRPHREQVAEILAETGIDPASMDRYPHEFSGGQRQRIAIARAMILRPRLVVLDEPTSALDQTVQVQIVDLLRDLQRRYGLAYLFISHDLKVVRALSHKVMVMKRGDVVEAGEAAQVFDDPADPYTRALMAAAFDLRTSEAIAT
- a CDS encoding putative DNA modification/repair radical SAM protein; this encodes MAKMTIKDKLALLSDAAKYDASCASSGTSTRGSRDGKGLGSTTGSGICHAYAPDGRCISLLKILMTNYCVYDCAYCVNRVSSNVPRARFTVEEVVWLTTEFYRRNYIEGLFLSSGIIKSSDYTMEEMVRIAETLRKGGFRGYIHLKTIPDASPELIERAGLVADRLSINIELPTDASVKAYAPEKDPAGIRQAMGKVRLTKEDYSDRTHTGRRRGNFAPAGQSTQMIVGADAADDATILGNSTRLYSSYGLKRVYYSAFSPIPDSSSVLPLVDPPLMREHRLYQADWLLRFYDFSLDEIVTRDAGGMLDLEVDPKLAWALANRDRFPVDVNRAPKEDLLRIPGFGTRIVQRILKARRSGALGLEDIRRMGGRVRAARPFVVTRDHHPGARLDQADLRARFVKPKQMELF
- the hemF gene encoding oxygen-dependent coproporphyrinogen oxidase; this translates as MLANPESRKAEAAAWFRSLRDRITQAFEALEDAGAPGPFGDLEPGRFDVSETRRDPGDGSDAGGGIMSVMRGGRVFEKVGVNWSEVHGTLAPRAQKAMAARGVPGMEDDPRFWASGISLVAHMRNPHVPAVHMNTRMFWTPHAWWFGGGADLNPCLEYAEDTAHFHARMQAACDAHGPLDGEDRYAKLKAWADEYFFVPHRGRARGVGGIFYDDLNTGDWDADFAFTRNVGAEFLPAYQPLVEKRRAQSWTDADKDAQLVHRGLYAEYNLVYDRGTKFGLETGHNADAVLMSLPPEAKWP
- the gndA gene encoding NADP-dependent phosphogluconate dehydrogenase yields the protein MTDTGARIGLIGLGTMGAALASNIAEKGFDIAVFNRTTQVTRDFAAAAGDLSARITATESLEAFVAAIAKPRAIILMVPAGQPVDDQIDALRPLLDDDDLIVDCGNALFSDTDRRVHDDRGPFLGVGVSGGEEGARHGPSIMGGGDPAHWDRVEEVLLAISAKHDGDPCAALMGPGGAGHFVKMVHNGIEYADMQMIAEVYGLLRDGEGLAPDAIGKVFERWNEGTLASYLIEITGIVAQAQDTATGAPLLSVIVDAAGQKGTGRWTAIESQHRLAPVPAIEAAVVARNLSARLDERAEGERIFGAAPQPVTVNHDLLERALIAGKILCYAQGFEMLSAAQRDFGWDLPMARIAQIWREGCIIRSAMLDDMAQALAASPGTNLMFTDHFAQLMRDSHDALRQVVAQAALHGHPTPALSSGLAYFDAMRTARGTANMVQAQRDYFGLHGFVHSNGKTDQHGPWAG